One genomic segment of Bacillales bacterium includes these proteins:
- a CDS encoding MarR family transcriptional regulator produces MNEQVRYMILAAQRQGNRILEERFRQIGLTSSQAEVLSLLDKYEPLSLKELGAMLVCESGSPSRLVNAIVKAGLIERKPDSRDGRVRLLQLTEEGRNKLPKLQAIEDELYGYLDRTWPQEEKRQMIELLQRFLKDLPIAKALKRRALWEGNNEKKSDH; encoded by the coding sequence ATGAACGAACAAGTTCGATACATGATTCTCGCTGCCCAGCGGCAAGGCAACCGTATCCTCGAAGAAAGATTTCGGCAAATCGGGCTGACGTCTTCACAGGCTGAAGTATTGTCTTTGCTGGATAAATATGAACCGCTTTCGCTGAAGGAACTTGGCGCAATGCTTGTTTGCGAATCAGGGAGCCCGTCGAGGCTCGTGAACGCGATCGTGAAAGCGGGACTTATCGAGAGGAAACCAGACAGCCGGGACGGCCGCGTGCGGCTGCTGCAATTAACGGAAGAAGGAAGGAACAAATTGCCGAAATTGCAGGCAATTGAGGACGAATTGTACGGTTATCTTGACCGGACATGGCCGCAGGAAGAGAAGCGGCAAATGATCGAGTTGCTTCAGCGATTCTTGAAAGATCTTCCGATCGCGAAAGCGTTGAAACGTCGAGCCTTGTGGGAGGGAAACAATGAAAAGAAATCGGATCATTAA
- a CDS encoding LysE family transporter codes for MPVLSFLIFAFVTSFTPGPNNLMAMIFADKFGLRKTVRFCAGVGTGFYTIILLSCYFNLMLKTIIPKIEGFMTSVGVGYMLFLAYKIITSRNQGGKGEVAKYNSFLAGTLLQYVNPKGILYGITVTSTFIIPFFQSGMSYLLFSLLLALVGFTSTFSWCVLGSMFQKFLSKYRTSFNIVMAMLLVYSAVSIVLE; via the coding sequence GTGCCTGTCCTGTCTTTTTTAATCTTTGCATTCGTCACGAGCTTTACGCCCGGACCGAACAACTTGATGGCGATGATCTTTGCCGATAAATTCGGATTGAGAAAAACGGTTCGTTTTTGCGCCGGTGTCGGGACGGGGTTTTATACGATCATTCTATTAAGCTGTTATTTCAACTTGATGTTGAAAACCATCATTCCGAAAATCGAAGGTTTCATGACGTCGGTCGGGGTCGGCTATATGTTGTTTCTTGCTTACAAAATCATCACGAGTCGTAATCAAGGCGGCAAGGGCGAAGTCGCGAAATATAACAGTTTCTTGGCTGGCACGTTGTTGCAGTACGTGAATCCGAAAGGCATTCTGTACGGCATTACGGTCACCTCGACCTTCATTATCCCTTTCTTTCAATCCGGGATGAGCTATCTTCTGTTCTCTTTGCTGCTGGCCCTTGTCGGATTTACGTCGACGTTCAGTTGGTGCGTACTCGGTTCGATGTTTCAAAAGTTTCTCTCGAAATATCGGACATCTTTTAATATCGTGATGGCGATGTTGCTCGTATACAGTGCGGTTTCGATCGTTTTGGAGTGA
- a CDS encoding XRE family transcriptional regulator, with the protein MEEIHLVIARNLKALRETKKLSLEKVAQLTGVSKTMIGQIERGESTPTITTIWKIANGLKVSFTSLIQKPQPETQVVLRDEVQTLSEDNGKYRVLPYFPFEEKRRFEVYTVEIDKGGFLSADPHHEGTEEIVTVFEGELTVRVNDKEYTVQSGDAIQFKADRPHVYHNSGERLTRVSMILYYPE; encoded by the coding sequence ATGGAAGAAATTCATTTGGTGATCGCTCGGAATTTGAAAGCGTTGCGGGAAACGAAGAAATTGAGTTTGGAAAAAGTGGCGCAGCTGACCGGCGTGAGTAAAACGATGATCGGCCAGATCGAACGCGGCGAATCGACCCCGACGATCACGACGATTTGGAAAATCGCCAACGGATTGAAAGTCTCTTTCACATCGTTGATCCAAAAGCCGCAGCCGGAAACCCAAGTCGTGCTTAGGGATGAAGTGCAAACATTGTCGGAAGACAACGGGAAGTACCGTGTACTTCCTTATTTTCCTTTCGAGGAGAAGCGCCGTTTCGAGGTGTATACGGTAGAGATCGACAAGGGCGGATTTTTGAGTGCAGATCCGCATCATGAAGGCACAGAGGAAATCGTCACGGTCTTTGAAGGCGAGCTGACGGTGCGAGTGAACGACAAAGAATATACGGTCCAGAGCGGCGACGCCATCCAGTTCAAAGCCGACCGTCCGCACGTGTACCACAATTCCGGCGAACGCTTGACGCGGGTCAGCATGATTTTGTATTATCCGGAATAA